Proteins encoded in a region of the Drosophila sechellia strain sech25 chromosome 2L, ASM438219v1, whole genome shotgun sequence genome:
- the LOC6613695 gene encoding uncharacterized protein LOC6613695 has product MLERQRRSQMRLDTAAPIVNRTTTMRRTRRLSFNIEANGFVAPRTRRRRRRDPYFITYPPMYDPMQMGHQWGFDFSTNAMPNVYENIFPPFNRLDAGERYEYDTVNSLPPEETCDTTKPHVAHEIGDILLGLDSLLQDKKVEILEEHHDKSNTSENNEDQSSSSQANHHSVLTDVMCEAIDRINNYIGNYFKQQEMQASLNQINQLRGKLPAIQVLQLPVQPLIVQSVPPCPSFDNYPFPENYIQKKSHLERLPWLKERKRKRLSKSTTYVHMQNQGSSTEDLSSRNNLTEIQQTSKKDAGTTMWCPRECCRDHCGALKSQDVYSLGQENEETANSLTSTGYPPPCLKAPPPSIKSDEEGDDHGEYYRPTGESMYLLDSPRTSSYRSSCDYRQGGGNLTYSYMEEEEQVDDDDWYRSASNKLAELEVEQDYFKELEQKMLTTSEDQAHRTDPEPNSENSFVNIIATSNMAVSTTELNAETHRNPTNIVRICKTSSLKQRNNAKGENQRVNSPGIHKVMFENVQCNKGVQVQPNITSAGTDPIRKVFTSTISKVKRNSKHLIRPKDRINQKRSNI; this is encoded by the coding sequence ATGTTGGAGAGGCAACGAAGATCCCAGATGAGACTGGATACCGCTGCACCCATTGTAAACCGAACCACCACGATGCGAAGAACCCGTCGATTGAGCTTTAATATCGAAGCAAATGGCTTTGTGGCGCCAAGGACTCGAAGAAGACGAAGAAGGGATCCCTACTTTATAACTTATCCTCCGATGTATGACCCCATGCAGATGGGACACCAATGGGGATTCGATTTTAGCACCAACGCAATGCCCAAtgtttatgaaaatatatttccgCCCTTTAACCGTTTAGATGCGGGGGAAAGGTATGAATATGATACTGTAAACTCACTTCCACCGGAAGAAACGTGCGATACAACCAAACCGCATGTTGCTCATGAGATCGGGGATATTTTACTGGGATTAGATAGCTTATTGCAAGACAAAAAGGTCGAAATACTAGAAGAACATCATGATAAGTCTAATACCAGCGAGAATAATGAAGATCAATCCTCTAGCTCTCAAGCAAACCATCATTCAGTTCTAACCGATGTTATGTGTGAAGCAATTGACCGGATAAACAACTATATAGGCAATTATTTCAAGCAACAGGAAATGCAGGCTAGCCTTAATCAAATAAACCAGTTGCGGGGCAAACTACCAGCGATCCAGGTGTTGCAGCTGCCCGTGCAACCGCTAATCGTTCAATCGGTTCCACCGTGTCCATCTTTTGATAACTATCCCTTTCCAGAAAATTATATTCAAAAGAAATCCCATCTCGAACGTTTGCCTTGGTTAAAGGAGCGAAAACGGAAACGTCTGTCAAAGTCCACTACCTACGTACATATGCAGAATCAAGGAAGTAGTACCGAGGATCTGTCAAGTAGGAATAACCTCACAGAAATCCAACAAACATCCAAAAAGGATGCTGGCACAACCATGTGGTGTCCAAGAGAATGCTGTAGAGATCATTGCGGCGCACTTAAAAGCCAGGATGTCTATTCATTGGGGCAGGAAAACGAAGAAACTGCAAACTCCCTGACATCAACTGGATATCCTCCTCCATGTCTCAAGGCCCCACCACCGAGTATTAAATCAGACGAAGAAGGGGACGATCACGGGGAGTATTACCGTCCTACTGGGGAATCCATGTACTTGCTAGATTCCCCTCGAACATCCAGTTATAGATCTAGCTGCGATTATCGTCAAGGAGGGGGAAACCTCACATATTCCTACATGGAGGAAGAGGAGCAGGTGGACGATGATGACTGGTATCGAAGTGCTAGCAATAAGCTAGCTGAGCTGGAAGTGGAGCAGGACTACTTTAAGGAATTGGAGCAGAAAATGCTAACGACTTCGGAGGATCAAGCCCATCGAACTGACCCTGAACCAAACAGTGAAAAtagttttgtaaatatcaTAGCCACCAGCAATATGGCGGTCAGCACTACAGAGCTTAATGCCGAAACACACCGGAATCCAACAAATATTGTAAGGATCTGCAAAACGTCCTCCTTAAAACAGCGAAATAATGCGAAAGGTGAAAATCAAAGGGTAAATTCGCCAGGAATCCATAAAGTTATGTTTGAAAATGTCCAATGCAACAAGGGAGTGCAGGTGCAACCAAACATAACATCGGCGGGAACGGATCCAATAAGGAAAGTATTTACCTCGACAATATCTAAGGTCAAGAGGAATTCAAAGCATTTAATAAGGCCCAAAGACAGGATCAATCAGAAACGCTCCAATATATAA
- the LOC6613696 gene encoding uncharacterized protein LOC6613696: protein MDASVPPMSAKNLVPEKSQVNGRRRSRSKTRREKEPSISSSESEANEDRLRMQRRRRSKSHPRSASNRRSASVRQRRKSMHCDPVALFQYYQKEWAHFRSQIPGENTRIGVRNKPMGLKK, encoded by the exons ATGGATGCTTCCGTGCCTCCAATGTCGGCTAAGAATTTAGTTCCCGAAAAATCTCAGGTGAACGGAAGGCGTCGCAGCCGCAGCAAGACCCGCCGGGAAAAGGAACCATCTATTTCTAGCAGCGAGTCAGAGGCTAATGAAGACCGTCTCAGGATGCAACGCCGCCGCCGGAGCAAGTCGCATCCGCGTAGCGCCTCCAATCGGAGATCTGCTTCGG TTCGCCAACGTCGCAAATCCATGCACTGCGATCCGGTGGCATTATTTCAGTACTACCAGAAGGAGTGGGCTCATTTTCGCAGCCAGATCCCCGGCGAGAATACCCGCATCGGAGTGCGCAACAAGCCAATGGGCCTGAAGAAGTGA
- the LOC6613697 gene encoding protein chiffon: MQPQSDKQSASRLATTTSHSTAAASATAATPPKVKVIKSKRPLCHFKFYLDICDHQLAKRIESDIKALGGHLEFFLSDDITHFVTDKPEVIGGTPGTPGTPNTPSTPTNHYQQNDGSARKPNQRQSRADAILSRVRRSTVGVVNSGNSTPTTSLKRSYTIWQTDYAQRFIKRIQTELKQYLEGKKEGGGGSASASPHHIQLKKQYVKIESVKRNYRPYYHLIKQPDDWPKIDLSSEDGAFRLLTKAKTKDKEHSMTRKPLRSRTSQKDKQAAGEAKPLQHPSLQEVKKQSAIPNSPRSNCREPIDSSEKQGGVCEICKLEYDILNIHLQSKDHELFAKNSDNFLALDTLIQSSADVNRFLEEEPVESELDMDVDESLSNEELQSPRQRPSPALREKSKRITKGKHSSEKFQGVAVASPQTPSPGGKKVQGNSPGSLSELQRQEHPTTAAATPTTNSGRRKTQNSGLSPIKRAMLPPSSIYKVVETREECATPPRGRGRPPNQVDSPSLIVKFQKIRQTELQRLNGEAENFMFPRTAVPTTRSSSELPTDVDRQTTSDVRGRYSISSASLDTSTSEAETKESSGLPTSSIRKRAQAVGRRRKVGGAAPQEVFQRQLSTGSSSSNSNQQRFPSAPIQPEEGPQPQLKIKIKQEQLVATRKSSRTATAIVTAATASSHQQQQLRQTTCRKMANKLEDRMGELVKPKIKIKKEVIEEQKVKELEDLEDILDKELDEEVDSSCSSGSDEDYIAGSQRRTTAAPRKSADTREQRAARRLSRLTINRSAGELELTEVKKSPSRSRAKSQKPSSPTKSKVKQTKAVPPAIDLFFDCSKSERLQGMQYTFESLPSGELWNRVFLRQDAGEENYYTYYGSTNYRKLPYEMGPIPMAKTLPAHSCALCREASEVKQDKGEQIKLEDQKPAPKKEVKKEEEVQSSSSSATYKNKKLHLLQRYQQEQEQLQQLEGNSSATATAKCDSKASTPELLEREFASGSMGDRVQLIERVRSTSSSSCSNSQRSGITCRNKQLARIAELPPRKSPREHASTLALVSCIIRQRQDSQSKTNSEAEEPPPPVPAPKLKTPIKQEPVAPSSPRTTRSQAATPVEELRFATEISETVKRMRRGQNKYDHSPPAPVPTPATSSPIRSRRLTPAARNQSQIYSRRLEFATSQRESSASALLGKRKKRVNPSVAGTVRPTTQHLAGTGAFRGVRKLPSKKGLLEYEMEPCALKALDQPRQYCNPGFVAWQLDKYLELAGKEYDIDDDQISPEAESEGREERLVNTPQTPPPTDCFTSEFDLCDLIMGSGGSGDDDEDVSRGNPPGRRISNLNLYASYYRKRKSLKSNRTGWPKAQRRRNAGGLGGSRNLPDERINFQKMGLAELHPIKQEPMETEEEQTTTTTTTTTTSATRENLLSKDDEDDEGGGNSPSGGSPADDKQNSREDAVMTPPATDVDEQAEPQADEMESLPDEDETMADSVDQQQDVEAEIEATDADVEEEEEEEEEDDEDVFEDAYEEQDMGMQKTEPPEKRARIPSISVTTPPEDSSQGKKLLLTLHNGQRLQATSTPSTGPVQQHQRRTPQLNGSLGSCISPSEKLGDNSDIFTVSSDGLDTDLDLSNTQAGDSHEHCPHQTTPKRKFDISKYAPPNSGKAASSCAAEAATAAVKSLAISQFLKKETCASSSSMRNAWRRTQRRAISAACISAAPSARVPN, from the exons ATGCAACCGCAGTCGGACAAACAAAGCGCCAGCAGacttgcaacaacaactagccactcaacagcagcagcttccgcaacagcagcaactcctCCTAAAGTAAAGGTCATAAAGAGCAAACGCCCCCTGTGCCACTTTAAGTTCTACCTGGACATTTGCGATCATCAGTTAGCAAAGCGCATTGAGTCCGACATCAAAGCTTTGGGTGGACATCTCGAGTTCTTTCTCAGTGACGATATAACACATTTTGTCACTGATAAGCCAGAGGTCATAGGCGGAACCCCCGGAACACCAGGTACACCTAACACACCAAGCACCCCTACGAATCACTACCAGCAAAATGATGGTTCGGCAAGAAAACCGAATCAGAGGCAATCAAGAGCGGATGCAATACTGAGTCGCGTGCGGAGGAGCACGGTTGGAGTGGTAAACAGTGGCAATAGCACACCCACGACATCCCTAAAACGAAGCTATACCATCTGGCAGACGGATTATGCCCAACGCTTTATAAAGCGCATTCAGACCGAGCTTAAGCAATACCTTGAGGGTAAGAAGGAAGGTGGAGGAGGATCAGCATCAGCTAGCCCCCATCATATACAGCTAAAAAAGCAGTATGTGAAGATTGAATCCGTCAAGCGTAATTATAGACCTTACTACCATCTTATCAAGCAGCCAGACGACTGGCCAAAGATAGATTTAAGCAGCGAAGACGGCGCCTTTCGACTACTAACAAAGGCGAAGACCAAGGATAAGGAGCATAGCATGACCCGCAAGCCTTTGCGTTCACGCACATCACAGAAAGACAAACAAGCTGCTGGGGAAGCAAAGCCACTCCAGCATCCTTCTCTGCAGGAAGTTAAAAAACAGTCTGCGATACCGAATAGTCCGCGTTCCAATTGTCGCGAACCAATAGATTCGAGCGAAAAACAAGGTGGAGTGTGTGAGATCTGTAAATTGGAGTACGATATCCTGAATATCCATTTGCAGAGCAAAGATCACGAGCTCTTTGCCAAGAATTCGGATAATTTTCTGGCTCTAGACACTCTAATTCAAAGTTCGGCGGATGTGAATAGGTTCCTGGAGGAGGAGCCCGTAGAGAGTGAACTTGACATGGATGTCGATGAATCGTTGAGTAATGAGGAGTTGCAGAGTCCCCGTCAGAGGCCATCGCCAGCGTTGCGGGAGAAGTCGAAAAGGATAACCAAGGGAAAGCATTCGTCAGAAAAGTTTCAAGGAGTTGCAGTGGCATCACCTCAAACGCCTTCCCCTGGTGGCAAGAAGGTTCAGGGAAATTCACCTGGTAGTCTTTCTGAGCTTCAGCGTCAGGAACATCCAACAACAGCCGCAGCAACGCCAACAACGAATTCAGGACGAAGGAAAACACAGAACTCCGGTCTGTCACCCATAAAGAGAGCCATGTTGCCGCCTTCTTCTATTTATAAAGTAGTAGAAACTAGGGAGGAATGTGCTACGCCTCCCAGAGGGCGAGGAAGGCCTCCCAACCAAGTGGATTCGCCCTCTCTGATTGTAAAGTTCCAAAAAATCCGACAAACAGAGTTACAACGACTGAATGGAGAGGCAGAGAACTTTATGTTTCCCAGGACAGCGGTACCAACCACAAGGAGCAGCAGTGAGTTGCCCACGGATGTCGATCGACAAACCACCTCGGATGTAAGAGGCAGATACAGTATCTCCTCTGCCAGCCTAGACACTAGCACCAGCGAAGCTGAAACTAAGGAATCTTCAGGATTACCTACTTCTAGCATACGCAAGCGAGCTCAAGCAGTGGGAAGGCGGAGAAAAGTAGGAGGAGCAGCGCCGCAGGAGGTTTTCCAACGCCAATTATCAACAGGGAGTAGTAGTAGCAATAGTAACCAGCAGCGCTTTCCAAGCGCCCCCATCCAGCCAGAAGAAGGGCCTCAACCGCAGCTAAAGATCAAGATAAAGCAGGAGCAATTGGTGGCCACCAGGAAGAGCAGTCGCACAGCTACGGCTATTGTGACAGCAGCCACCGCCAGCagtcatcagcagcagcagttaaGGCAGACAACTTGCCGAAAAATGGCCAATAAACTGGAGGATAGGATGGGGGAATTAGTAAagcccaaaataaaaataaagaaggaAGTTATCGAAGAGCAGAAAGTGAAGGAGTTGGAAGATCTGGAAGACATATTAGATAAAGAATTAGATGAGGAGGTGGACAGTAGTTGCAGTAGTGGTAGCGATGAAGACTACATTGCTGGTAGTCAACGAAGAACTACGGCAGCTCCTCGTAAATCAGCGGATACTCGTGAACAAAGAGCAGCTAGGCGGCTTTCCAGATTAACCATTAATCGTAGTGCCGGAGAGCTTGAGTTAACGGAGGTCAAAAAATCTCCTTCGAGAAGCCGCGCTAAGAGCCAGAAACCGTCAAGTCCCACGAAAAGTAAAGTTAAACAAACGAAGGCAGTGCCACCAGCGATAGATTTATTCTTTGATTGCAGTAAAAGCGAAAGACTTCAGGGAATGCAGTATACCTTCGAATCGTTGCCAAGTGGAGAGCTTTGGAATAGAGTTTTTCTGCGACAGGATGCGGGTGAAGAGAACTATTACACGTATTATGGTAGCACTAACTATAGGAAACTGCCCTATGAAATGGGTCCCATACCCATGGCCAAAACATTGCCAGCACACAGTTGTGCTTTATGCCGCGAGGCAAGCGAAGTAAAGCAGGATAAGGGAGAGCAGATCAAGCTGGAAGATCAGAAGCCCGCGCCCAAAAAGGAAGTTAAGAAGGAGGAGGAAGTCCAGTCCTCTTCCTCCTCCGCGACCTACAAGAACAAAAAGCTTCACCTTCTCCAACGTTATCAGCAGGAAcaggagcaactgcagcagttGGAGGGAAATTCCTCGGCCACTGCCACAGCCAAATGTGATAGCAAGGCGAGCACTCCAGAATTACTGGAAAGGGAGTTTGCCTCGGGTTCTATGGGGGATAGAGTGCAGCTGATAGAGAGAGTGAGGAGCACGTCCAGTTCAAGCTGCAGCAACAGTCAACGGAGCGGCATAACCTGCAGGAATAAGCAGCTGGCCCGGATTGCCGAATTACCACCAAGAAAATCCCCTAGAGAACATGCTTCTACTCTGGCTTTGGTCAGTTGCATTATACGGCAGCGTCAGGACTCACAAAGTAAAACGAACTCAGAAGCAGAAGAGCCACCTCCTCCTGTACCTGCACCAAAGCTCAAAACTCCTATAAAACAGGAACCAGTAGCACCTTCATCTCCCCGAACTACTCGTTCTCAAGCTGCCACTCCTGTTGAGGAACTTCGATTTGCCACCGAAATTAGCGAGACAGTAAAGAGAATGAGGCGGGGGCAAAACAAATATGATCATTCCCCGCCAGCGCCAGTTCCTACGCCCGCAACTTCTTCACCCATCAGAAGTCGCCGCCTGACACCTGCGGCTCGTAATCAGAGTCAGATTTACTCGCGCCGATTGGAATTCGCAACCAGTCAAAGGGAATCCTCAGCAAGTGCGCTTCTGGGTAAGCGGAAAAAAAGAGTTAATCCTTCGGTTGCAGGCACAGTGCGACCGACTACCCAACATCTTGCCGGAACGGGTGCGTTTCGTGGAGTCCGCAAACTGCCCAGCAAGAAGGGATTGCTCGAATACGAAATGGAACCGTGTGCCCTTAAAGCTTTGGATCAACCCCGTCAGTATTGCAATCCTGGTTTCGTTGCCTGGCAGTTAGACAAATACCTGGAGCTAGCTGGCAAAGAGTACGATATAGATGATGATCAGATATCACCGGAGGCGGAGTCTGAAGGACGAGAAGAAAGACTTGTTAACACACCACAAACTCCACCACCTACTGATTGCTTTACAAGCGAGTTTGACTTGTGCGACTTAATAATGGGAAGTGGAGGGAGTggagatgatgatgaagatgTATCCAGAGGAAACCCACCCGGTCGACGAATAAGTAATCTCAATCTATATGCCAGCTATTATAGGAAAAGGAAGAGTCTGAAGTCCAATCGCACGGGCTGGCCTAAAGCTCAGAGAAGACGGAACGCAGGTGGTTTAGGTGGCAGTCGAAATTTGCCAGATGAGCGAATTAATTTCCAGAAAATGGGTCTTGCTGAGCTACACCCTATAAAGCAGGAGCCAATGGAAACGGAAGAGGAACAGACCACAACCACTACCACAACTACAACGACTTCTGCGACGAGAGAAAATCTGCTAAGCAAAGACGATGAAGATGATGAAGGAGGCGGAAACTCGCCCTCTGGTGGATCACCTGCTGATGATAAACAGAATTCCCGGGAAGATGCCGTGATGACTCCGCCAGCGACCGATGTTGATGAGCAGGCTGAACCGCAGGCGGATGAAATGGAAAGTCTGCCCGACGAAGATGAAACCATGGCGGATTCTGTGGATCAGCAGCAGGATGTTGAGGCGGAAATCGAAGCAACTGATGCGGATGtcgaggaagaagaagaggaggaggaggaggacgacgaaGATGTTTTCGAAGATGCCTACGAAGAGCAGGACATGGGCATGCAGAAAACTGAGCCTCCTGAAAAAAGAGCTCGAATACCTTCGATATCGGTAACCACGCCGCCTGAAGACTCTTCACAGGGCAAAAAACTCTTGCTCACCCTGCATAATGGTCAGCGACTTCAGGCCACCTCCACACCAAGTACCGGGCCAGTTCAGCAGCATCAGAGAAGAACTCCCCAGCTGAACGGAAGTCTAGGCAGCTGTATTTCGCCAAGTGAGAAGTTGGGTGACAATTCCGACATATTCACGGTATCCTCTGACGGTTTGGATACCGATTTGGATTTAAGCAACACCCAGGCAGGCGATTCGCATGAGCATTGCCCACACCAGACGACGCCGAAGCGGAAGTTTGACATCTCCAAGTATGCGCCACCAAATAGTGGAAAGGCGGCGAGCAGCTGTGCCGCCGAAGCGGCGACGGCCGCCGTGAAGTCATTGGCCATCTCGCAGTTCCTGAAGAAGGAG ACTTGCGCAAGCTCATCAAGCATGAGGAACGCCTGGCGGAGAACGCAAAGGAGAGCGATTTCAGCGGCCTGCATAAGCGCGGCACCGTCAGCTCGCGTGCCAAACTAA
- the LOC6613698 gene encoding uncharacterized protein LOC6613698, producing the protein MSRSSYLLCVLFLGASCLVFSAGAARNNRRGYKATEPPTTTQPPPTAKEYLDSQPGISTFGIIAIIFTVIVLCLVFYYGIICYPLLCRDEKKYRFMDVSSTITAATSRSIQSIENYPDQKHHHTLA; encoded by the exons atgtctCGCAGTTCGTACCTGTTGTGTGTGCTGTTTTTAG GCGCCAGCTGCTTGGTTTTTAGTGCGGGTGCAGCGCGGAACAATCGAAGGGGTTACAAGGCCACGGAGccgcccaccaccacccagcCCCCGCCGACGGCCAAGGAGTATCTGGACAGTCAACCCGGAATCTCCACATTCGgcatcatcgccatcatctTCACCGTTATCGTTCTCTGCCTCGTCTTCTACTACGGCATCATTTGCTACCCCTTACTCTGTCGCGATGAGAAGAAATATCGGTTTATGGACGTATCCTCGACCATTACCGCCGCCACATCGCGATCCATTCAGTCCATAGAGAACTATCCCGACCAGAAGCACCACCATACGTTGGCCTGA
- the LOC6613699 gene encoding protein disulfide-isomerase A6 homolog has product MRQLGSILLLAFVVGSVSAFYSPSDGVVELTPSNFDREVVKDDAIWVVEFYAPWCGHCQSLVPEYKKLAKALKGVVKVGSVNADADSTLSGQFGVRGFPTIKIFGANKKSPTDYNGQRTAKAIAEAALAEVKKKVQGVLGGGGGSSSGGSGSSSGDDVIELTEDNFDKLVLNSDDIWLVEFFAPWCGHCKNLAPEWAKAAKELKGKVKLGALDATAHQSKAAEYNVRGYPTIKFFPAGSKRASDAQEYDGGRTASDIVSWASDKHVANVPAPELIEITNESTFETACEGKPLCVVSVLPHILDCDAKCRNKFLDTLRTLGEKFKQKQWGWAWAEGGQQLALEESLEVGGFGYPAMAVVNFKKMKFSVLKGSFSKDGINEFLRDISYGRGHTAPVRGAKKPAIVSVDPWDGKDGQLPTEEDIDLSDIDLDKDEL; this is encoded by the exons ATGAGGCAACTGG GGAGCATTTTGTTGCTGGCATTTGTCGTGGGCAGCGTTAGTGCCTTCTATTCGCCCAGCGATGGCGTCGTGGAGTTGACGCCCTCGAATTTCGACCGGGAGGTGGTTAAAGACGACGCCATCTGGGTCGTGGAGTTCTATGCTCCATGGTGCGGCCATTGCCAGAGCCTGGTGCCCGAGTACAAGAAGCTGGCCAAGGCATTGAAGGGAGTCGTGAAAGTGGGCTCCGTGAATGCCGATGCGGACAGCACGCTGAGTGGCCAGTTCGGTGTACGTGGCTTTCCCACCATCAAGATCTTTGGCGCCAACAAGAAGTCGCCCACGGACTACAATGGTCAGCGAACGGCTAAGGCCATCGCTGAAGCCGCTCTGGCGGAGGTCAAGAAGAAGGTGCAGGGTGTCctgggcggcggcggtggatCGTCTTCCGGCGGTTCGGGCAGCTCGTCCGGCGATGATGTCATCGAACTCACCGAGGACAACTTCGACAAACTGGTCCTGAACTCCGACGACATATGGCTGGTGGAATTCTTCGCCCCCTGGTGTGGTCACTGCAAGAACCTGGCACCCGAATGGGCCAAGGCCGCCAAGGAGTTGAAGGGCAAGGTCAAGTTGGGCGCCCTGGATGCCACCGCGCATCAGAGCAAGGCCGCCGAATACAATGTGCGTGGGTACCCTACCATTAAGTTCTTCCCTGCGGGTTCCAAGCGAGCCAGTGATGCCCAGGAGTATGATGGCGGACGCACTGCCTCCGATATTGTGTCGTGGGCCAGTGACAAGCATGTGGCCAATGTGCCAGCACCCGAACTCATCGAGATTACCAATGAATCCACTTTTGAAACTGCCTGCGAAGGAAAGCCATTGTGCGTCGTGTCCGTTCTGCCACACATTCTCGACTGCGATGCCAAGTGCCGCAACAAATTCCTCGACACATTGCGCACCCTGGGCGAGAAGTTCAAGCAGAAGCAATGGGGCTGGGCCTGGGCAGAAGGTGGCCAGCAGTTGGCCCTGGAAGAGTCGCTCGAAGTGGGAGGATTCGGCTATCCGGCCATGGCTGTGGTCAACTTCAAGAAGATGAAATTCTCCGTGCTCAAGGGCTCCTTCTCCAAGGACGGCATCAACGAGTTCCTGCGCGACATCTCCTACGGACGTGGCCACACGGCGCCTGTTCGCGGAGCCAAGAAACCTGCGATTGTGTCCGTGGATCCTTGGGACGGCAAAGATGGCCAACTGCCCACCGAGGAGGACATCGATCTGAGCGACATCGATCTGGATAAGGACGAGCTGTAA